In one window of Eggerthella guodeyinii DNA:
- a CDS encoding helix-turn-helix transcriptional regulator produces the protein MTIRGLHVHTSAALAAVGFGLTLAWCMLTSHTLGFTSSTEGIGALVNPRMFYLVGILLLALAFIAFPRALKRADNALRYVLPLLSAFGTACFGLAYHQTFFDSAALAVSGLFMVGIGFFWFLARYILLLARTQGFVCVVWSVAAGIIIKLPIVPAFSLLISPEWQVLVAITLPVVSALVFEAACATARREARRDDDAGEGEAPAGRTVYGIPAKPRKAAPASKAFKRNLYILLAVSAILLAVIRSVTYLGLWGDAANGGVSPAWFAGFVVSALVIVAFAYGTLIKMADFTLTMRFQPAMLLILAGLFVVALQASPDSDSLPFLTDVIQIDELCAHLLFWTVIVTALDALDMPSYRVIGISEAVFAGASIAWLLLLSSSEIISNIYVLLATYVIVIGAMYATWLGGKRRPDGREASASAGAVVAEDGPAPAPAEAVLAPVAAPTEAAPATVRPLPASTPAGAPAGVAAPAPARRPDAAQPLADTVSDTCLELAGRYALSPRETEVFVLLAQGRTRAFIQDELVLSGSTVKTHVSHIYAKMGVHDRQEMMDLIWS, from the coding sequence ATGACCATCCGGGGTTTGCACGTCCATACGTCCGCGGCGCTTGCGGCTGTCGGCTTCGGCTTGACGCTTGCCTGGTGCATGCTCACGAGCCACACGCTCGGGTTCACCTCCTCGACGGAGGGCATCGGCGCGCTCGTCAACCCCCGCATGTTCTACCTGGTGGGCATCCTGCTGCTCGCGCTCGCGTTCATCGCGTTCCCGCGCGCCCTCAAGCGCGCCGACAACGCGCTGCGCTACGTGCTGCCGCTGCTGTCCGCGTTCGGCACCGCGTGCTTCGGGCTCGCGTACCATCAGACGTTCTTCGACTCCGCGGCGCTGGCCGTGAGCGGTTTGTTCATGGTGGGCATCGGCTTCTTCTGGTTTCTGGCGCGCTACATCCTGCTGCTCGCCCGCACGCAGGGATTCGTGTGCGTGGTGTGGTCCGTCGCGGCCGGCATCATCATCAAGCTGCCCATCGTCCCCGCGTTCAGCTTGCTCATCAGCCCCGAGTGGCAGGTGCTCGTGGCCATCACGCTGCCGGTCGTCTCGGCGCTTGTGTTTGAGGCGGCGTGCGCGACGGCTCGGAGGGAAGCGCGGCGCGACGACGATGCGGGGGAAGGGGAGGCGCCGGCGGGACGCACGGTGTACGGCATTCCGGCGAAGCCGCGCAAGGCGGCGCCTGCGTCCAAGGCGTTCAAGCGCAACCTGTACATCCTCCTGGCGGTGTCGGCCATCCTGCTCGCCGTCATCCGCTCGGTCACCTACCTGGGCCTGTGGGGGGACGCGGCCAACGGCGGCGTGTCGCCTGCGTGGTTCGCCGGCTTCGTCGTCTCGGCGCTCGTCATCGTGGCGTTCGCCTACGGCACGCTCATCAAGATGGCCGACTTCACGCTGACCATGCGCTTCCAGCCGGCGATGCTGCTCATCCTGGCCGGCCTGTTCGTGGTCGCGTTGCAGGCCAGTCCCGACAGCGATTCGCTGCCGTTCCTCACCGACGTCATCCAGATCGACGAGCTGTGCGCGCACCTGCTGTTCTGGACGGTCATCGTCACGGCGCTCGATGCGCTCGACATGCCGTCGTACCGCGTTATCGGCATATCCGAAGCGGTGTTCGCCGGCGCCTCCATCGCGTGGCTGCTCCTGCTCAGCTCGTCGGAGATCATCAGCAACATCTACGTGCTGCTGGCCACCTACGTGATCGTGATCGGGGCGATGTACGCCACGTGGCTGGGCGGCAAGCGCCGCCCGGACGGACGGGAGGCTTCGGCGTCGGCCGGGGCGGTTGTTGCGGAGGACGGGCCCGCGCCCGCGCCTGCGGAGGCCGTGCTCGCGCCTGTTGCCGCGCCCACCGAGGCCGCGCCCGCGACGGTGCGGCCCTTGCCGGCTTCGACGCCCGCAGGCGCGCCCGCGGGCGTTGCCGCACCCGCGCCCGCGCGCCGGCCCGACGCGGCGCAGCCGTTGGCCGACACGGTGTCCGACACGTGCCTCGAGCTGGCGGGGCGCTACGCCCTGTCGCCACGCGAGACCGAGGTGTTCGTGCTGCTGGCCCAGGGCCGCACGCGCGCCTTCATACAGGACGAGCTCGTGCTGTCGGGCAGCACCGTCAAGACCCACGTCTCCCACATCTACGCCAAGATGGGCGTCCACGACCGCCAGGAGATGATGGACCTCATCTGGAGCTGA
- the rnhA gene encoding ribonuclease HI, with protein sequence MHVDIYTDGAARGNPGPGGYGTVLRFTDSKGVVHEKELSQGYEHTTNNRMELMAVVAGLEVLKRPCSITLYSDSQYVVNAFNQHWVDGWLKRGWKNAQKQPVKNDDLWKRLLAAKKPHDVTFVWVKGHAGHPENERCDELATTAADGAGRIRDEGFNG encoded by the coding sequence ATGCACGTAGACATATACACCGACGGTGCGGCACGGGGGAACCCGGGGCCGGGAGGCTACGGCACGGTGCTGCGCTTCACCGATTCGAAGGGCGTCGTCCACGAGAAGGAGCTGTCGCAGGGCTACGAGCACACCACGAACAACCGCATGGAGCTCATGGCCGTGGTGGCGGGCCTCGAGGTGCTCAAGCGCCCGTGCTCCATCACGCTGTACTCCGACTCACAGTACGTGGTGAACGCGTTCAACCAGCACTGGGTGGACGGCTGGCTCAAGCGCGGGTGGAAGAACGCGCAGAAGCAGCCCGTGAAGAACGACGATCTGTGGAAGCGTCTGCTGGCCGCCAAGAAGCCCCACGACGTGACGTTCGTGTGGGTGAAGGGGCATGCGGGCCATCCTGAGAACGAGCGCTGCGACGAGCTGGCCACGACCGCGGCCGACGGGGCGGGGCGTATTCGCGACGAAGGGTTCAACGGCTAG
- a CDS encoding coiled-coil domain-containing protein — protein MQQQATRARKGVFAGVVAAALAASLMIPSMAYADPTAGEKQAEAQAALASLNSMQSTLDQAAVVYDEALAAQQDAEAKRDEAQARIDEANGQIADLQDRLGSRARSMYRTGGSSFLDLLLGATTFQEFSTGWDMLNTLNENDADLVQQTKDLRAEVQEQEATYAEQQRVATEKADEALRSKQEAASTMSAMQATYDGLSAEAAELLEQERAAQTAAEEAQAQSVVDEAVKQAENAGNAGNNNGGGDTPSPSPSPTPNPTPAPDYNEPIASTVVDRAYSQIGKAYGYDDPSYGAGPTSYDCSGFVSFCLSGSYSRMGSTLTFMSWTPVTNPQPGDVAVNSGHCGIYIGGGQMIHAATYGVGVVQGPVQSGMIFVRP, from the coding sequence ATGCAACAGCAAGCAACGCGCGCCCGCAAGGGCGTGTTCGCGGGAGTGGTGGCTGCGGCCCTTGCGGCATCCCTCATGATCCCCTCGATGGCGTACGCCGATCCGACGGCCGGCGAGAAGCAGGCGGAAGCCCAGGCCGCGCTCGCGTCGCTCAACAGCATGCAGAGCACGCTCGACCAGGCCGCCGTCGTCTACGACGAGGCGCTGGCCGCGCAGCAGGACGCCGAAGCCAAGCGCGACGAGGCGCAGGCGCGCATCGACGAGGCCAACGGCCAGATCGCCGATTTGCAGGATCGCCTGGGCTCCCGCGCGCGCAGCATGTACCGCACGGGCGGCAGCTCGTTCCTCGATTTGCTGCTGGGCGCCACCACGTTCCAGGAGTTCTCGACGGGCTGGGACATGCTCAACACCCTGAACGAGAACGACGCCGACCTCGTGCAGCAGACGAAGGACCTGCGCGCCGAGGTGCAGGAGCAGGAAGCCACCTACGCCGAGCAGCAGCGCGTCGCCACCGAGAAGGCCGACGAGGCCTTGCGCTCCAAGCAGGAAGCGGCCTCGACGATGTCCGCCATGCAGGCCACCTACGACGGCTTGAGCGCCGAGGCCGCCGAGCTGCTGGAGCAGGAGCGCGCCGCGCAGACCGCCGCCGAGGAAGCCCAGGCGCAGTCGGTGGTGGACGAAGCCGTGAAGCAGGCCGAGAATGCCGGCAATGCCGGCAACAACAACGGCGGTGGCGACACGCCGTCTCCGAGCCCGTCCCCCACGCCCAACCCGACGCCGGCTCCCGACTACAATGAGCCCATCGCGAGCACCGTCGTCGATCGTGCCTACAGCCAGATCGGCAAGGCGTATGGCTACGACGATCCCAGCTACGGCGCCGGTCCTACTTCGTACGACTGCTCCGGTTTCGTGTCGTTCTGCCTGAGCGGCAGTTACTCCCGCATGGGCAGCACGCTGACGTTCATGAGTTGGACCCCCGTTACGAACCCTCAGCCAGGCGACGTGGCGGTCAATTCCGGCCATTGCGGCATCTACATTGGAGGCGGTCAAATGATTCATGCGGCCACGTACGGTGTTGGCGTCGTGCAAGGCCCGGTACAGTCCGGGATGATTTTCGTCCGCCCGTAA
- the yihA gene encoding ribosome biogenesis GTP-binding protein YihA/YsxC: MNINNVVFERSFGVSSQLTPSTMPEIAFAGRSNVGKSSLLNKLFNRKGLAKVSQTPGKTATINFFSCDGVRFVDLPGYGYAKVSKSDKSRWSELIEGYFNQDRDLALVVSLVDIRHEASDLDVNMIGFLQEAELPFAVVLTKADKLSRQQQMKQKAALKKQLKLGADVPLVVCSSEKGTGIDELRSLIKNSAR, from the coding sequence ATGAACATCAACAACGTGGTATTCGAGCGATCATTCGGCGTATCGTCTCAGCTCACGCCTTCGACCATGCCCGAGATCGCGTTTGCGGGACGCTCGAACGTGGGCAAGTCGTCGCTGCTGAACAAGCTGTTCAACCGCAAAGGGCTGGCGAAGGTGTCGCAGACGCCGGGCAAGACGGCCACCATCAACTTCTTCTCCTGCGACGGCGTGCGCTTCGTCGACCTGCCGGGCTACGGCTACGCGAAGGTGTCGAAGTCGGACAAGAGCCGCTGGTCGGAGCTCATCGAGGGCTACTTCAACCAGGATCGCGACCTCGCGCTCGTGGTGTCGCTCGTGGACATCCGCCACGAGGCGTCCGACCTCGACGTGAACATGATCGGCTTTTTGCAGGAGGCCGAGCTGCCGTTCGCCGTGGTGCTGACGAAGGCCGACAAGCTCAGCCGCCAGCAGCAGATGAAGCAGAAGGCCGCCCTGAAGAAGCAGCTGAAGCTGGGAGCCGACGTGCCGCTCGTGGTGTGCTCGTCGGAGAAGGGCACCGGCATCGACGAGCTGCGCTCGCTCATCAAGAACAGCGCGCGGTAA
- a CDS encoding DUF6110 family protein produces MGFKKKSGLLVGAGFLLGTVGVKALTSNTAKKCYVQGVAQGLRAKATYENIVEQAKAEVDDIVAEATYISVAGKDGERPAEPAVEADEQPAK; encoded by the coding sequence ATGGGATTCAAGAAGAAGAGCGGGCTGCTGGTGGGCGCGGGCTTTCTGCTGGGCACGGTGGGCGTGAAGGCGCTGACCAGCAACACCGCCAAGAAATGCTACGTGCAGGGCGTCGCGCAGGGGCTGCGCGCGAAGGCGACGTACGAGAACATCGTGGAGCAGGCGAAGGCCGAGGTCGACGACATCGTGGCCGAGGCCACCTACATCAGCGTCGCCGGCAAAGACGGGGAGCGCCCTGCCGAGCCCGCCGTCGAGGCCGACGAACAGCCTGCGAAGTAG
- a CDS encoding heavy metal translocating P-type ATPase — translation MDYVIASEVPGRMRVRLVGPVPADDLDALYRVLGACPAVERANVYPRIGSIAVRYRAADGARQRVLDHLDAIDAEAIAEARSNCGLELAPRTQSLLMDIAVLVGSYFARRWFLPKPVAALVTAWRYRGFLAAAVRSLGRARLDVPVLDAAAIGMSFVKRDPRTAGETMLLLNLGETLEEYTRSRSEGALVNALLDLPETAQLVEGDQEIQVAASDLKPGDCIAVRTGMPVCVDGEVVRGTAMVNQAALTGEPLAVERGVGDNVFSGTAVEDGEIIVRVTADAGETKLRSIVALVEQAESFKSETQSRMEQLADRIVPWNFLLAGAVALTTRSLVKTSAALMVDYSCALKLTGSIAVLAAMSQSAQAGFTVKGSKHFEAMAAADTIVFDKTGTLTEATPNVACVLALDGWNRREVLRLAACLEEHFPHPVARAVVRAAAEKNLRHRERHADVEYLVAHGIASSLDGKRVVIGSEHFVVEDEGVSFTEEQKRRVADETEGLSPLYLAVDGELIGVIGIEDPLKAGVREAIADLRMLGFKRVVMLTGDGELTAARIADAAGVTEYRANLLPEDKYAFVERLKAEGSKVVMVGDGVNDAPALSLADVGIAMGQGTAVAKEVADITLTGGHLSALVTLRTLSAGLTARLNASFKEVIAINSALLAAGIGGLITPQTSSLLHNASTVALSVRNGGTYRA, via the coding sequence ATGGACTACGTCATCGCGAGCGAGGTTCCCGGCCGCATGCGCGTGCGGCTGGTCGGTCCCGTGCCCGCCGACGATCTCGACGCGCTCTACCGCGTGCTGGGCGCGTGCCCGGCGGTGGAGCGCGCGAACGTCTACCCTCGCATCGGCAGCATCGCCGTGCGCTACCGTGCGGCGGACGGCGCGCGGCAGCGGGTGCTCGATCACCTGGACGCCATCGACGCCGAGGCCATCGCCGAAGCCCGTTCGAACTGCGGGCTCGAACTGGCGCCGCGCACCCAGTCGCTGCTCATGGACATCGCGGTGCTCGTGGGGTCGTACTTCGCGCGCCGGTGGTTCCTGCCGAAGCCCGTCGCGGCCCTCGTCACCGCCTGGCGCTACCGCGGCTTCCTGGCGGCGGCGGTCCGCTCGCTCGGGCGGGCGCGGCTCGACGTGCCCGTGCTGGACGCTGCCGCCATCGGCATGTCGTTCGTCAAGCGCGACCCGCGCACGGCGGGTGAGACGATGCTGCTGCTGAACCTGGGCGAGACGCTGGAGGAGTACACGCGCTCGCGGTCGGAGGGGGCGCTCGTGAACGCGCTGCTCGACCTCCCGGAAACCGCGCAGCTCGTCGAGGGCGACCAGGAGATCCAGGTGGCGGCGTCGGACCTCAAGCCGGGCGACTGCATCGCCGTGCGCACCGGCATGCCCGTGTGCGTCGATGGCGAGGTGGTGCGCGGCACGGCCATGGTGAACCAGGCCGCCCTCACCGGCGAGCCGCTGGCGGTCGAGCGCGGCGTGGGCGACAACGTGTTCTCGGGCACCGCGGTCGAGGACGGCGAGATCATCGTGCGCGTGACGGCGGACGCGGGCGAGACGAAGCTGCGCTCCATCGTGGCGCTCGTGGAGCAGGCGGAATCCTTCAAATCGGAAACCCAGTCGCGCATGGAGCAGCTGGCCGACCGCATCGTGCCCTGGAACTTCCTGCTGGCGGGCGCCGTGGCGCTCACCACGCGCAGCCTCGTGAAGACGTCGGCGGCGCTCATGGTGGACTACTCCTGCGCCCTCAAGCTCACCGGCTCCATCGCCGTGCTGGCGGCCATGAGCCAAAGCGCGCAGGCGGGCTTCACCGTGAAGGGCTCGAAGCACTTCGAGGCCATGGCGGCGGCCGACACCATCGTGTTCGACAAGACCGGGACGTTGACCGAGGCCACGCCCAACGTGGCCTGCGTGCTGGCGCTCGACGGGTGGAACCGTCGCGAGGTGCTGCGGCTGGCCGCTTGCCTGGAGGAGCATTTCCCGCACCCGGTGGCCCGCGCCGTGGTGCGCGCGGCCGCGGAGAAGAACCTTCGGCACCGCGAGCGCCACGCCGACGTGGAGTACCTCGTGGCGCACGGCATCGCGTCGTCGCTCGACGGCAAGCGCGTGGTCATCGGCTCGGAGCATTTCGTCGTGGAGGACGAAGGCGTGTCCTTCACCGAGGAGCAGAAGCGCCGCGTGGCCGACGAAACGGAGGGGCTGTCGCCGCTGTACCTGGCGGTGGACGGCGAGCTGATCGGCGTCATCGGCATCGAGGACCCGCTGAAGGCCGGGGTGCGCGAGGCCATCGCCGACCTGCGGATGCTCGGGTTCAAGCGCGTCGTCATGCTCACGGGCGACGGCGAGCTCACGGCGGCGCGCATCGCGGACGCCGCCGGCGTGACGGAGTACCGCGCCAACCTGCTGCCCGAGGACAAGTACGCCTTCGTGGAGCGGCTGAAGGCGGAGGGGAGCAAGGTGGTCATGGTGGGCGACGGCGTGAACGACGCCCCGGCGCTCTCGCTGGCCGACGTGGGCATCGCCATGGGGCAGGGCACCGCCGTGGCGAAGGAGGTGGCCGACATCACGCTGACGGGAGGGCACCTGAGTGCGCTCGTGACGCTGCGGACGCTGAGCGCGGGGCTGACCGCGCGTCTGAACGCATCGTTCAAGGAGGTCATCGCCATCAACTCGGCGCTGCTGGCGGCGGGCATCGGCGGCCTCATCACGCCGCAGACCTCGTCGCTGCTGCACAACGCGTCCACGGTGGCGCTCAGTGTGAGGAACGGCGGGACGTACCGCGCCTAG
- a CDS encoding protein kinase domain-containing protein: MRHAARLARFATAAGDRRLVGRTFGAWRLDAVLGQGRFGTCFRASRANGEPFSAALKLIKPEQGSLDRDALWNEAKALSLCAHPAVPRWLGIVRERDDVRDRGRCFMAQSLMPGTSLDRLLFRQRRSFDQAAIASIGRQVIDALAHLEGRGVAHGDVRPANLLIDAEGTVSLVDFGLAGFFDRNAASPAATASDRAGLADVLLFLLYASPAAVRSRRHAKLPWFDDLDLPAAQRSLLLDLFSDEPALHGFASIGDAFEEAFAAPPTARR, from the coding sequence ATGCGGCACGCCGCGCGGCTAGCGCGCTTCGCCACCGCGGCCGGCGACCGCAGGCTCGTCGGCCGCACGTTCGGCGCATGGCGGCTCGACGCCGTGCTGGGCCAAGGCCGGTTCGGCACGTGCTTTCGCGCCTCGCGCGCAAACGGCGAGCCCTTCAGCGCGGCCCTCAAGCTGATCAAACCCGAGCAGGGGTCCCTCGACCGCGACGCCCTCTGGAACGAGGCGAAGGCGCTGTCGCTGTGCGCGCACCCCGCCGTCCCCCGCTGGCTCGGCATCGTGCGCGAGCGCGACGACGTGCGCGACCGCGGGCGCTGCTTCATGGCGCAAAGCCTCATGCCCGGCACTTCCCTCGACCGCCTGCTGTTCCGGCAACGGCGGTCGTTCGACCAAGCGGCGATCGCCTCCATCGGCCGCCAGGTCATCGACGCGCTCGCGCACCTGGAGGGCCGCGGCGTGGCGCACGGCGACGTGCGGCCGGCGAACCTGCTGATCGACGCCGAGGGAACGGTGTCGCTCGTCGACTTCGGGCTGGCCGGCTTCTTCGACCGGAACGCGGCGAGCCCGGCCGCGACCGCATCCGATCGCGCCGGGCTCGCCGACGTGCTGCTGTTCCTGCTGTACGCGAGCCCCGCCGCAGTGCGCAGCAGGCGGCACGCGAAGCTTCCCTGGTTCGACGACCTCGACCTCCCGGCCGCCCAGCGCTCCCTGCTGCTCGACCTGTTCTCGGACGAGCCCGCGCTGCACGGCTTCGCGTCGATCGGCGATGCCTTCGAGGAGGCGTTCGCAGCGCCGCCGACGGCCCGACGCTAG
- a CDS encoding zinc ribbon domain-containing protein, whose product MSGRKKHRTNQGSGYYQPQGFMGKLGGFVGSFSSSDRKRYGHGYPQQNAQPIPGQAQAAPQAQAQAPRAASAAGSLSCPKCSAQVPAGSKFCLECGEKLGGGFCAQCGATLPPSAKFCPECGTPRG is encoded by the coding sequence ATGAGCGGTCGCAAAAAGCACCGCACCAACCAAGGCAGCGGCTACTATCAACCGCAAGGATTCATGGGCAAGCTCGGCGGCTTCGTGGGCTCGTTCAGCAGCTCGGACCGCAAGCGCTACGGCCACGGCTACCCCCAGCAGAACGCGCAGCCCATCCCCGGCCAGGCGCAGGCCGCGCCCCAAGCGCAGGCGCAGGCTCCGCGTGCCGCCTCGGCCGCAGGCTCGCTTTCCTGCCCGAAGTGCAGCGCGCAGGTGCCGGCGGGCTCCAAGTTCTGCCTCGAATGCGGCGAGAAGCTGGGCGGCGGGTTCTGCGCGCAGTGCGGCGCGACGCTGCCTCCCAGCGCGAAGTTCTGCCCCGAATGCGGCACGCCGCGCGGCTAG
- a CDS encoding MFS transporter encodes MGNAKKRSGSVASMLPVLLACSFTASFGQSMMNVALPELAEHFGVTLSIANWVIVGYMVVAATAIMLSAFMLRRLGLRRVFFVGAGALALGSACALLSQDFPMLFASRLVQAVGTGLFFPSVTSVIMTNSPAAVRGTRLALNSGVIAVGLAISPTASGFALTQFGWRAMFVVSLAMSVALLAVGFFRIHGGPSTKRVPIDALSVMLGPLGLAAFLYGLGEVTRDLAPSLAALAVGAVLLALFAWRQFALESPLLDLHPLVHPRFAVGILLVMVGMLTSFSMSILLPLYYEGALGYTAFFAGLLLLGPVLVNAAFTLLGGRVFDRHGAWPLIPAGLVLVLVGQAAAFFSAESMIAILIVLSSAAVYAGAGFVVAPSKTAALGTLPPATYSAGASINSTAVQIASAIGSSLFVGVLSADVLRDTAAGAAKASAYAAAFEHTLSIAVVIAAAGLLVAFFYARAMRKPAGKQR; translated from the coding sequence ATGGGCAACGCGAAGAAGCGAAGCGGAAGCGTGGCGAGCATGCTGCCCGTGCTGCTGGCGTGCTCGTTCACGGCCTCGTTCGGCCAGAGCATGATGAACGTCGCCCTGCCCGAGCTGGCGGAGCACTTCGGCGTCACGCTCTCCATCGCGAACTGGGTGATCGTGGGGTACATGGTGGTCGCGGCGACGGCCATCATGCTGTCGGCGTTCATGCTGAGGCGCCTCGGGCTGAGGCGCGTGTTCTTCGTCGGCGCGGGGGCGCTCGCGCTCGGCAGCGCGTGCGCGCTGCTCTCGCAGGACTTCCCGATGCTGTTCGCCAGCCGCCTCGTGCAGGCGGTGGGCACGGGCCTGTTCTTCCCGTCGGTGACGAGCGTCATCATGACGAACTCGCCGGCCGCGGTGCGCGGCACGCGCCTCGCGCTGAACAGCGGCGTCATCGCCGTGGGCCTTGCCATCAGCCCGACGGCCTCGGGATTCGCGCTCACGCAGTTCGGCTGGCGCGCCATGTTCGTCGTATCGCTCGCCATGTCCGTCGCGCTGCTCGCGGTCGGCTTCTTCCGCATCCACGGCGGCCCTTCGACGAAGCGCGTTCCCATCGACGCGCTCAGCGTGATGCTCGGGCCGCTCGGGTTGGCCGCGTTCCTGTACGGCTTGGGCGAGGTCACGCGCGATCTCGCTCCCTCCCTCGCGGCGCTCGCGGTCGGCGCGGTGCTGCTCGCCCTGTTCGCCTGGCGGCAGTTCGCGTTGGAGAGCCCGCTGCTCGACCTGCACCCCCTCGTCCACCCGCGGTTCGCCGTGGGCATCCTGCTCGTCATGGTGGGCATGCTCACGTCGTTCTCCATGAGCATCCTGCTGCCGCTGTACTACGAGGGGGCGCTGGGGTACACGGCGTTCTTCGCGGGCCTGCTGCTGTTGGGCCCCGTGCTGGTCAACGCGGCGTTCACGCTTTTGGGCGGCCGGGTGTTCGACAGGCACGGCGCGTGGCCGCTCATACCGGCGGGCCTCGTGCTCGTGCTCGTCGGGCAGGCGGCGGCGTTCTTCTCGGCCGAGAGCATGATCGCCATCCTGATCGTCCTGTCGTCGGCGGCTGTGTACGCGGGCGCCGGGTTCGTGGTGGCGCCGTCCAAGACCGCGGCGCTCGGCACGCTGCCGCCCGCGACGTACTCCGCCGGCGCGTCCATCAACTCCACGGCCGTGCAGATCGCCTCGGCCATCGGCTCGTCGCTGTTCGTCGGCGTGCTGTCGGCCGACGTGCTCAGGGATACGGCGGCGGGCGCGGCGAAGGCGTCGGCGTACGCTGCGGCGTTCGAGCACACCCTCTCGATAGCCGTCGTCATCGCGGCGGCGGGGCTGCTCGTCGCGTTCTTCTACGCCCGCGCCATGCGCAAACCGGCCGGTAAGCAGCGGTGA
- a CDS encoding helix-turn-helix transcriptional regulator — protein sequence MSFRDNLQHLRGTRDLSQAQLATLLGVSRQSVAKWEAEKSYPEMDKLIKLCDLFECSLDDLVRGDLTGGATANVAIVEAEPASAAMPVDKDGYDEHMRRRAWDVAAGVAVIVMSFGVAMFVTGGGYNSTTVSANIVVHLVGIALGLCFFVPAYRSHAAFRKEHPVVEDCYTPEEKAEARRRKLFGVGGGVALLVLGMFMPGMLQSIQMFSFVALALFACFAAAAALLVHSVMMDRRVDVSFYNGAPDFTIQSLLRGRRTDA from the coding sequence ATGAGCTTCCGAGACAACCTCCAGCATCTGCGTGGAACGCGCGATTTGAGCCAGGCGCAGCTTGCGACGCTGCTCGGCGTGAGCCGCCAGTCCGTGGCGAAATGGGAAGCCGAGAAAAGCTACCCCGAGATGGACAAGCTCATCAAGCTGTGCGACCTGTTCGAGTGCTCGCTCGACGACCTCGTGCGGGGCGACTTAACCGGCGGCGCGACGGCGAACGTGGCGATCGTGGAGGCCGAGCCAGCCTCCGCAGCCATGCCTGTCGATAAGGACGGCTACGACGAGCACATGCGCCGCCGTGCGTGGGATGTCGCTGCGGGCGTGGCGGTGATCGTCATGAGCTTCGGGGTGGCGATGTTCGTGACGGGCGGCGGTTACAACAGCACGACGGTTTCGGCGAACATCGTCGTCCACCTCGTAGGGATCGCGCTCGGCCTGTGCTTTTTCGTTCCGGCGTATCGCAGCCATGCGGCATTTCGCAAGGAGCACCCGGTGGTCGAGGACTGCTACACGCCGGAGGAGAAGGCGGAAGCGCGCCGTCGGAAGCTGTTCGGCGTCGGTGGCGGTGTCGCGCTGCTCGTCTTGGGCATGTTCATGCCCGGCATGCTCCAATCGATTCAGATGTTCTCGTTCGTGGCGTTGGCGCTGTTCGCTTGCTTCGCCGCCGCGGCCGCTCTGCTCGTCCACTCCGTCATGATGGATCGCCGCGTCGACGTGTCCTTCTACAACGGCGCCCCCGATTTCACGATCCAATCCCTCCTTCGAGGGCGTCGTACTGACGCCTGA
- the rpsB gene encoding 30S ribosomal protein S2, translating into MTKVSITSLLDAGSHFGHQTRRWNPKMKPYIFGSRGDIYIIDLKQTLVGLDQAYTFVSELAKKGGTVLFVGTKKQAQEAVADAANKCGMPYVNARWLGGMLTNFVTIRSRVNRMEELEAMEADGRMAVLPKKEQILLHKELSKLQTNLNGIRNMKRTPDAVFVIDTNREAIAIHESRRLDIPVVGTLDTNCDPDDVDFGIPANDDAIRSVRLLADFIADAVIAGVGVPVTAADMAAPAEAAEAVAEAAAETAAAEVAVEAVAEAAVEAAAPAAE; encoded by the coding sequence ATGACGAAAGTCAGCATTACTTCGCTGCTCGATGCGGGCAGCCACTTCGGCCATCAGACGCGCCGTTGGAACCCCAAGATGAAGCCGTACATCTTCGGCAGCCGCGGGGACATCTACATCATCGACCTCAAGCAGACGCTCGTGGGCCTCGACCAGGCGTACACGTTCGTGTCCGAGCTGGCCAAGAAGGGCGGCACCGTGCTGTTCGTGGGCACGAAGAAGCAGGCCCAGGAGGCCGTCGCCGACGCTGCCAACAAGTGCGGCATGCCCTACGTGAACGCTCGCTGGCTCGGCGGCATGCTGACCAACTTCGTGACCATCCGCTCCCGCGTGAACCGCATGGAGGAGCTGGAGGCCATGGAGGCCGACGGCCGCATGGCCGTGCTGCCCAAGAAGGAGCAGATCCTGCTGCACAAGGAGCTGTCCAAGCTGCAGACGAACCTCAACGGCATCCGCAACATGAAGCGCACGCCCGACGCCGTGTTCGTGATCGACACGAACCGCGAGGCCATCGCCATCCATGAGTCCCGTCGTCTCGACATCCCCGTGGTGGGCACGCTCGATACGAACTGCGATCCGGACGACGTCGATTTCGGCATCCCCGCCAACGACGACGCCATCCGCTCGGTCCGTCTGCTGGCCGACTTCATCGCCGACGCCGTCATCGCCGGCGTGGGCGTGCCGGTGACCGCTGCCGACATGGCTGCGCCCGCCGAAGCTGCCGAAGCCGTCGCCGAGGCCGCCGCCGAGACCGCTGCCGCCGAGGTTGCCGTCGAGGCCGTCGCCGAGGCTGCCGTCGAGGCCGCTGCGCCTGCCGCCGAATAA